From the Plutella xylostella chromosome 5, ilPluXylo3.1, whole genome shotgun sequence genome, the window GGTTAGGTCGACTCGGCGTGTCGCGGGGCGCTGCGTGAGCCGGCGCCTCAGTTGTCCATGGCGTACCTCCGCGTCCACTCCTTGGCGTTCCGGATGGCCTCGATCTCGTTCACCTTCCACAGCTCGGCCACGTCGTTGGCCAGCGGGTCGTCGGGGTTGGGCGCCGACAGCAACGCCTGGATCGACAGCAGCACGGTGCGGATCTGCAGCGCCGGCGACCACTTGTCTTTCAGTATATCCAAACATATGCGCCCGAGCCGATCTATGTTCGGATGGTATATTTTCGTTATAAACCTAACCTTAGGCGCTGACATGGGATAGTCCTCTGGCAGAAACAATTCTAGTTTAAAAAGTCCTCCTTCAAAAGGCGAATCTTCCGGGCCAGTGACGATCACGTGGAAATAGCGCGCATTAGTCTCGCTGGGCACCGCGCTGATCCCCGGCACGGGCTCCTGCATCAGTCGTTGTGTCTCTTTGATTATTCTACGTGGTAGGGCTGCCATTTTAATTATGCGGTCTAGCGCACTGTCAAATATGGGCAAGTAATCatataattgtaaatatatCTAGTAGTCTATTCACTGCACTTATTAAAGATGATTATGGAGGCACGTTAATCGAATTATTGTAGCATTTTATCCATGATAAATCGCTGTAAATTCACTACAAAAGCGACACTTCAATTTTTCAGACTATAGAGAATGTAGAATCAagtcatagagaaaataaattgACATAGATTAAATCCGGATATCGTCACGTTCATATTTAATGAAAGCGATAGTTAGGAAGTCAATATTCTAAGCTttgatttatttcttttattattttcacgcgaaaattaacaaaaatagacAATACCTAAACATGcttaatttaattagatttgtgtaaatgtaatttctgtctataaataaatctaaaggaattcatttttaaaggaacataaaacattaaaagttTTGCTACTCGTCACTAGATGTCGCTAGTCTATAATTTTTATACGTTGGGTTTACATGGGGAAAACTCTATAGAAGAATCAGAAATAATTCTAAAGATAGCATTCCGATAGAAGCTGCCTCTGATCGGAGGTCGCTACTCGGCAGTCGCTACCTGACTGCGCCGCACTGCTTTGTAGGGAAGCATAGggtagtataataatatggaagCGTCGGCAAGACACAGCCGCGAACTAATAGTCGCTGGCGTCGCTGCTCGGCCGTTGCTGATTCATACCATACCTACATGACAGACCGTACGAttactatagttatagttacttaaaatacaaatccCAAATAAATCAGTGCGGCGACTGCCGGACAGATGCTAATTTTCAGAATGCTACGTTTACCAGCTCGACCTCGAAGCCTATTGGCAAATAGtaattaataggtacttaggtacttactgaatATTGTGACagatataaaaatacctatacgtTGACGGACTGAAGCAGTAGAACCACGTGGCCACAGGGAGAATTTGCAGGGACACGCGTCTAGTAACTGGCGACAGTTTGCCTACAGGGAACGCTGCTCCCAGGacttattgataataatagcattctcttccagttaaGAAGTCATAGGTACTAATTGAAATGAATGGGTACATAAAAAGTGGAGTGCAGATACTGTAGTGTAGATGaatataaatgtaggtacttgtaaaataggtaagttgttgctgtcctatggtaccccggtggtacagagggcctttacaagcgtgcgccacgccgttctgtcctcagcaaccgctctggcttccgtccagctcaggccttgcgctcgcagctcgccgtccactgtgcgccgccatgtgtgcacCGGGCGACCGCGTCTGCGGTGGCCGCCAGGCGGTTTCCATTCGAAGGCAATGGTCGCTTTGCTCTCGGCTCCTTTTCTGATTGTGTGGccaatccatctccattttCGCAATGCGATTTCTTGTTCGATGGAGGTCTGCTTACACACGTTCCACAGGTCAACGTTCCGGATTGTGTTCGGCCAGAAGATGCGGAGGATCGtacaataggtaagtacaagtagtaattatacctaccGAGTACCGATTTACCGACCTAAACATGCTCAAAAGCAATAAATCTGTAGGtgcttaagtaggtaagtactaccaattaaaattaactcGTCTTATCGTTACGTTGCAGAATGGTGAAAGGTATGAATTAAGTATACCTTCTTACGTAAAATGTTCAATAATCA encodes:
- the LOC105382572 gene encoding ubiquitin-conjugating enzyme E2 N; this translates as MAALPRRIIKETQRLMQEPVPGISAVPSETNARYFHVIVTGPEDSPFEGGLFKLELFLPEDYPMSAPKVRFITKIYHPNIDRLGRICLDILKDKWSPALQIRTVLLSIQALLSAPNPDDPLANDVAELWKVNEIEAIRNAKEWTRRYAMDN